The proteins below are encoded in one region of bacterium:
- a CDS encoding glycine--tRNA ligase, translating to MAKQTVMDKVVSLCKRRGFVFQSSEIYGGLSSTWDYGPLGVELKNNIAAFWWREMTQLHENIVGIDAAILMHPRVWEASGHVAGFVDPLVDCKQCKARFKAQDLVKTWRQKKKIEALGGADIPEGGESHMENLKLIHWSEAMCPNCGTTGMLTEPRLFNLMLKTFLGPVEEAAAAVYLRPETAQGIYVNYQNVVNTARVKIPFGIAQIGKAFRNEITPGNFIFRTREFEQMEMQFFVRPGEDKQWLEKWRDARFQYYLKLGIRPEKLRLHQHTPQELAHYAADAFDIEYEFPFGWQELEGIHDRTDFDLKRHAEFSGKDLSYFDEEAKERFIPYIVETSAGLNRTLLTCMVDAYDEDTQEGEPRVVLHLSPKIAPIKVGIFSLVKKDGLPDVADKIASDLRKVCPVFTDHQGSIGRRYRRMDEIGTPWGITVDYQTLEDHTVTLRDRDTLEQVRVSTDKVVDMIRGRLEK from the coding sequence ATGGCGAAGCAAACTGTGATGGACAAAGTCGTCAGCCTCTGCAAGCGGCGCGGCTTCGTGTTTCAGTCATCCGAAATTTATGGCGGCCTTTCTTCCACGTGGGATTACGGCCCGCTCGGAGTCGAACTCAAGAACAATATCGCCGCCTTCTGGTGGCGCGAGATGACCCAACTCCATGAGAACATCGTGGGTATCGACGCGGCCATTCTGATGCACCCGCGCGTGTGGGAAGCTTCAGGCCACGTCGCCGGTTTCGTGGATCCGCTGGTGGACTGCAAGCAGTGCAAAGCCCGCTTCAAGGCGCAGGATCTGGTGAAGACCTGGCGGCAGAAGAAGAAGATCGAAGCTCTGGGCGGCGCGGACATTCCCGAGGGCGGCGAAAGCCACATGGAAAACCTCAAGCTCATCCACTGGAGCGAGGCCATGTGCCCCAATTGCGGCACCACGGGAATGCTTACCGAGCCCCGGCTCTTTAATTTGATGCTTAAGACCTTCCTCGGCCCCGTCGAAGAAGCCGCCGCCGCCGTCTATCTTCGCCCCGAGACTGCGCAGGGCATCTATGTCAACTATCAGAATGTGGTGAACACGGCCCGCGTGAAGATTCCCTTCGGCATCGCGCAGATCGGCAAAGCCTTCCGCAACGAGATCACGCCGGGAAACTTCATCTTCCGCACCCGTGAATTCGAGCAGATGGAAATGCAGTTCTTTGTGCGTCCCGGTGAAGACAAGCAGTGGCTCGAAAAATGGCGTGACGCCCGCTTCCAGTACTACCTGAAGCTGGGTATTCGTCCCGAGAAGCTCCGCCTTCACCAGCACACGCCGCAGGAGCTGGCGCACTACGCCGCCGATGCGTTTGATATCGAATATGAATTCCCCTTCGGCTGGCAGGAACTGGAAGGCATCCACGACCGCACGGACTTCGACCTCAAGCGCCACGCCGAATTCTCCGGCAAGGATCTTTCCTACTTTGACGAAGAAGCCAAAGAGCGTTTCATCCCGTACATCGTCGAGACGTCCGCCGGTCTGAACCGCACGCTGCTCACCTGCATGGTGGATGCCTACGATGAAGACACGCAGGAAGGTGAGCCGCGCGTCGTACTGCATCTCTCTCCGAAGATCGCGCCGATCAAGGTCGGGATCTTCTCTCTGGTCAAGAAGGACGGCCTGCCCGATGTCGCCGACAAGATCGCTTCGGATCTGCGTAAGGTCTGTCCGGTGTTTACCGACCACCAGGGTTCCATTGGCCGCCGCTACCGCCGCATGGATGAGATCGGCACGCCCTGGGGCATCACCGTCGACTACCAGACACTCGAAGATCACACCGTCACACTGCGCGACCGGGACACGCTGGAGCAGGTTCGCGTTTCCACCGACAAGGTGGTAGACATGATTCGCGGACGGTTGGAAAAGTAG
- a CDS encoding isoprenylcysteine carboxylmethyltransferase family protein, translated as MLIHELEEQGNWLFRWRTWIPLVLLPFGVLALAEHNHYLGDSEGIELFYGIGCFLISLSGLVIRGIALGYAQPGSSGRNTQRQIADHLNTSGIYSVVRHPLYLGNILMVLGVMLFTKSFMFALAGMLFYLLFYERIMAAEELFLSGKFGDTYRAWADQTPALLPRFSQWRSPGYPFSLRAAIKGEFYGFTALVSVILFMDFLKYWFTEGRLGVDLVWLALFALSVVTFFVLRHLRKHTAFFEGPQVKTQN; from the coding sequence ATGCTCATTCATGAATTGGAAGAACAGGGGAACTGGCTGTTTCGCTGGCGGACTTGGATTCCCCTTGTGCTGCTGCCCTTTGGGGTGCTGGCGCTGGCCGAGCACAACCACTACCTCGGCGACTCGGAAGGGATCGAACTCTTCTACGGCATCGGTTGCTTTCTGATTTCTCTCAGTGGACTGGTGATTCGCGGCATCGCCCTCGGATATGCCCAGCCCGGCTCTTCCGGCCGCAACACCCAGCGGCAGATTGCCGATCATCTGAACACCTCGGGCATCTACTCGGTGGTCCGCCATCCGCTCTACCTCGGCAACATACTGATGGTATTGGGCGTCATGCTCTTCACCAAGTCCTTCATGTTTGCGTTGGCTGGAATGCTTTTCTACCTGCTGTTCTATGAACGCATTATGGCCGCCGAAGAACTTTTTCTGTCCGGCAAGTTCGGAGACACCTATCGCGCCTGGGCCGACCAGACCCCTGCCCTTCTCCCTCGCTTTTCTCAGTGGCGCTCTCCCGGCTATCCCTTCTCCCTGCGCGCCGCTATCAAGGGAGAATTCTACGGGTTCACGGCGCTGGTATCGGTAATCCTGTTTATGGACTTCCTCAAGTACTGGTTTACTGAAGGCCGTCTGGGGGTAGATCTGGTCTGGCTGGCGCTCTTCGCCCTGTCTGTAGTCACGTTCTTTGTGCTTCGCCACCTCCGCAAACACACCGCATTTTTTGAAGGGCCACAGGTAAAGACTCAAAATTGA
- the rplI gene encoding 50S ribosomal protein L9, with product MQVILRKEFETLGKPGEIVTVKPGYARNYLIPRGIAYQANKSNMARLNDERKVTDRRDIKERRIAGDLGAKLTGLRVIAQVQVGEEDRMFGSVTASDIADLIKERGVDVDRRKIQLDEPIRHLGEFEVPIKLHRDVVVNVTVDVIKTN from the coding sequence ATGCAGGTCATTCTTCGCAAGGAATTTGAAACTCTCGGCAAGCCGGGGGAAATCGTCACGGTCAAGCCGGGGTACGCGCGCAACTATTTGATTCCGCGCGGAATCGCGTATCAGGCCAACAAGTCCAACATGGCCCGTCTGAACGACGAGCGCAAGGTAACGGACCGCCGCGATATCAAGGAACGCCGCATCGCCGGCGATCTGGGCGCCAAACTGACCGGACTGCGCGTCATTGCTCAGGTTCAGGTGGGTGAGGAAGACCGGATGTTCGGATCCGTCACGGCTTCGGACATTGCGGACTTGATTAAGGAGCGCGGGGTTGACGTCGACCGCCGCAAGATCCAGCTCGATGAGCCGATCCGCCATCTTGGCGAGTTCGAAGTGCCCATCAAGCTGCACCGCGACGTCGTGGTCAACGTCACCGTGGACGTGATCAAGACGAACTGA
- the ssb gene encoding single-stranded DNA-binding protein produces MADLRMPDINSVIIVGNLIKDPTFRSTTTGVPVANFTIASNRKFKDNSGSIKEDVCFIGVVAWYKLAESCYENLRKGSAVLVEGELQSRSWKTEDGFNRSTVEIKARRIQFLNHRDAHHDEAGVYDHEHEAVPEGVDSQDIAPESEPHDQPKTENDFDFGYRGIKL; encoded by the coding sequence ATGGCTGATTTGCGAATGCCGGATATTAACAGCGTAATCATCGTCGGGAATCTGATCAAGGATCCGACCTTCCGGAGCACGACGACGGGAGTTCCGGTTGCGAATTTCACCATCGCTTCCAACCGCAAGTTTAAAGACAATAGCGGTTCGATCAAAGAGGATGTCTGTTTTATCGGTGTAGTCGCCTGGTACAAGCTGGCGGAATCCTGTTACGAGAACCTGCGGAAGGGCAGCGCCGTCCTGGTGGAAGGCGAGTTGCAGAGCAGGAGCTGGAAGACGGAAGACGGATTCAACCGCAGTACGGTGGAAATCAAGGCCAGGCGAATTCAGTTTCTTAATCATCGCGATGCGCATCACGATGAGGCGGGGGTTTACGACCACGAGCACGAAGCGGTGCCGGAAGGTGTCGATTCGCAAGATATTGCTCCCGAATCCGAACCGCACGACCAGCCAAAGACGGAAAACGATTTCGATTTCGGTTATCGCGGAATCAAGCTCTAA
- the rpsF gene encoding 30S ribosomal protein S6 produces MRTYELVLVYDPALEVEQVETDLRKLNDTISANGVMRRWERWGKRRLAFEIKGRQYGYYVLAVYDSEPKFMAELERSVRLNPTVIRHLITVVEPKRVPEVDLESVRTLGAAPEPVTAPAEAAPQPEAAVNVIPSDSEVPALGSDTIEGPETLA; encoded by the coding sequence ATGCGTACATACGAACTCGTGCTGGTGTATGATCCGGCATTGGAAGTGGAGCAGGTCGAGACCGATCTGCGAAAACTGAATGATACTATTTCGGCGAACGGCGTCATGCGTCGTTGGGAGCGTTGGGGCAAGCGCCGTCTGGCCTTCGAAATCAAGGGCCGCCAGTACGGTTACTATGTATTGGCCGTGTATGACTCCGAGCCGAAGTTTATGGCGGAACTGGAACGTTCCGTGCGTCTCAATCCGACTGTTATCCGGCATCTGATTACCGTGGTTGAACCCAAGCGAGTTCCGGAAGTTGATCTGGAATCCGTGCGTACGCTGGGTGCTGCCCCCGAGCCCGTGACCGCTCCCGCCGAAGCTGCACCGCAGCCCGAAGCCGCCGTTAACGTCATCCCCAGTGATAGTGAAGTGCCTGCTCTGGGCTCCGATACGATTGAAGGGCCGGAGACCTTGGCTTGA
- the pth gene encoding aminoacyl-tRNA hydrolase: MPLIVGLGNPGKEYEGTPHNVGFDVLVRLAERSGVAFRRSRSGDAEEAVVPASPKVVLLRPLSFMNLSGRPVSAALRWHGFQISELLVVCDDVNLPLGHIRIREKGGAGGQKGLLSVIQHLGTDEVSRLRIGVGGGHPGANVAHHVLSKFSRAEREIIESALDLSADAVECYLKEGLGTAMNLYNTKRPAQKDVNPSGGKSSPDETSPQGEV; this comes from the coding sequence ATGCCGCTGATTGTCGGATTGGGCAACCCCGGCAAGGAATACGAGGGTACCCCGCACAATGTCGGTTTCGACGTGCTGGTTCGCCTTGCTGAACGCTCCGGAGTGGCGTTTCGCCGTTCGCGGAGCGGTGACGCTGAAGAGGCCGTTGTGCCCGCGTCACCGAAGGTCGTGCTGCTTCGCCCGCTGTCTTTTATGAACCTTTCCGGCAGGCCGGTCAGTGCCGCGCTTCGCTGGCACGGGTTTCAGATCAGCGAACTGCTGGTGGTCTGCGATGATGTGAATCTGCCTTTGGGCCACATCCGGATCCGCGAGAAAGGTGGAGCCGGAGGCCAGAAGGGGCTTCTATCGGTGATTCAGCATCTGGGCACGGATGAGGTCAGCCGCCTGCGCATCGGCGTGGGGGGCGGGCACCCGGGAGCCAATGTTGCTCACCATGTATTATCCAAGTTTTCCCGCGCAGAGCGGGAGATTATCGAGTCGGCGCTGGATCTGTCGGCGGATGCCGTGGAATGTTACCTGAAAGAGGGACTCGGCACCGCGATGAATCTTTACAACACCAAGCGTCCGGCACAGAAAGATGTTAACCCTTCCGGAGGGAAAAGCTCTCCGGACGAAACGAGTCCACAGGGAGAAGTTTAG
- a CDS encoding 50S ribosomal protein L25, with the protein MAETRVSAQPRDPNKGTGKALRRSGFVPAVYYNRDGVVRCLQFERNTLNNLLRKEIGLLKVEVDGESLDCIIREVQRHPVRRDIVHLDLMGIVKGQKITARVPVHIVGIAAGIKDGGTLELVFRDLQIECEPANLPTHLDIDVTALHMNEGFRVSDLHYEGISVIGDPSATVVHVIPPRTEVEGAAAATPGAAEPEVIREKKVEGAEESKTEKKK; encoded by the coding sequence ATGGCTGAGACACGTGTTTCCGCGCAGCCGCGCGACCCCAACAAAGGAACCGGCAAGGCGCTCCGCCGGTCGGGCTTCGTTCCCGCCGTCTATTACAATCGTGACGGTGTGGTGCGCTGCCTCCAGTTTGAGCGCAATACCCTGAACAACCTTCTGCGCAAGGAAATTGGTCTGCTGAAGGTGGAAGTCGACGGCGAATCCCTCGACTGTATTATTCGCGAAGTTCAGCGCCATCCTGTGCGCCGGGACATCGTGCATCTGGACCTGATGGGCATCGTCAAGGGCCAGAAGATCACCGCGCGCGTTCCGGTCCATATCGTCGGCATCGCCGCCGGTATCAAGGATGGCGGCACGCTCGAGTTGGTATTCCGCGATCTGCAGATTGAGTGCGAGCCGGCGAATCTGCCGACTCACCTTGATATCGACGTGACGGCCCTTCATATGAATGAAGGCTTCCGCGTCAGCGATCTGCATTATGAAGGCATCAGTGTCATCGGTGATCCGAGCGCGACCGTCGTGCACGTGATTCCGCCGCGGACTGAAGTCGAAGGTGCAGCCGCGGCGACGCCGGGTGCAGCCGAGCCGGAAGTTATCCGCGAGAAGAAGGTCGAAGGCGCCGAAGAGTCCAAGACGGAAAAGAAGAAGTAA
- a CDS encoding ribose-phosphate pyrophosphokinase, with product MTAQSTALSRLRVFTGTAHRALGEAIAPHLGLPLGQIAITRFSDGEIGVQFMENIRGLDVFLVQPTNPPADNLMELLIMIDAAKRASARRITAVIPYYGYARQDRKDAPRVAITSRLIADMIEAAGAQRILTMDLHAAQIQGFFNIPFDHLFASRLFVDLLTARPIENLTVVAPDVGSTRLARFYANFLNTDFAVVDKHRSGPNKATAMNLVGDVRGKNCLIVDDIVDTGGTFAATVAMLKDRGGLDIYAAITHPVLSGKAVERIESSEIKRLWICDTLPTPKEHLFQKIRRLSTAKLFAEAIRRIHIEESISDLFLDQPAVPRVPLLDVPSDAETKARAL from the coding sequence ATGACTGCTCAGTCTACGGCGTTGTCCCGCCTGCGTGTGTTTACCGGGACGGCGCATCGTGCCCTTGGTGAGGCAATTGCCCCGCACCTCGGCTTGCCTTTGGGGCAAATAGCGATTACGCGTTTTTCGGATGGCGAGATCGGCGTGCAGTTCATGGAGAATATCCGTGGACTGGATGTGTTCCTGGTGCAGCCCACCAATCCCCCCGCCGACAATCTGATGGAACTGCTGATCATGATCGATGCGGCCAAGCGGGCTTCCGCGCGGCGTATCACGGCTGTGATTCCCTATTACGGTTATGCTCGCCAGGATCGTAAGGATGCTCCCCGGGTGGCGATCACGTCCCGCCTGATTGCGGATATGATTGAAGCTGCCGGCGCGCAGCGGATCCTGACGATGGATCTCCACGCCGCACAGATTCAGGGTTTCTTCAATATCCCCTTCGATCACCTGTTCGCGTCCCGGCTGTTTGTCGATCTGCTGACCGCGCGTCCCATCGAGAATCTCACGGTGGTGGCGCCGGATGTCGGCTCGACGCGACTGGCCCGCTTCTATGCCAACTTCCTGAATACGGATTTTGCCGTGGTGGACAAGCATCGCTCCGGCCCGAACAAGGCTACGGCGATGAATCTTGTCGGCGACGTGCGCGGGAAGAACTGCCTGATCGTGGATGACATCGTCGACACCGGCGGCACCTTTGCCGCGACGGTGGCGATGCTGAAGGACCGCGGTGGCCTGGACATCTACGCGGCGATTACCCACCCGGTGCTTTCCGGCAAGGCCGTGGAGCGGATTGAGTCCAGCGAGATCAAACGCCTGTGGATCTGTGATACGCTGCCGACGCCGAAGGAGCATCTTTTCCAGAAGATCCGCCGGCTTTCGACGGCCAAACTGTTTGCGGAGGCGATTCGCCGCATTCATATTGAGGAATCGATCAGTGACCTGTTCCTCGATCAACCCGCCGTTCCGCGTGTACCATTGCTGGATGTCCCCAGCGATGCCGAGACCAAGGCCCGCGCTCTGTGA
- a CDS encoding SpoVG family protein: protein MNITEVNINLRDEDKLKAFVNVTFDDVFVVRGLKVIAGKSGLFVCMPSRKLEDGTYKDIAHPISNEFRQKLEGQILDEYRRLVEADAELPNAPGHGVTADD from the coding sequence ATGAACATCACAGAGGTGAACATCAACCTCCGGGATGAGGACAAGCTCAAAGCCTTCGTCAATGTCACCTTCGACGATGTATTCGTCGTGCGGGGCTTGAAGGTGATCGCCGGCAAATCCGGCTTGTTTGTGTGCATGCCCAGCCGCAAATTGGAAGACGGCACGTATAAGGACATCGCTCATCCGATCAGCAATGAGTTTCGCCAGAAGCTCGAAGGGCAAATTCTGGATGAGTATCGACGCCTTGTGGAAGCGGATGCCGAACTTCCCAATGCTCCCGGGCACGGGGTCACCGCCGACGACTAA
- the ispE gene encoding 4-(cytidine 5'-diphospho)-2-C-methyl-D-erythritol kinase has product MAAPAKINLSLRILRKRPDGFHEIETVFQEIDLTDRLEFHDASDWSLEIRGAELDSGPENLVRRAAALLAATAGVPCTGRVVLTKRIPIGGGLGGGSSDAAVALMGLNRLWKLDWPVERLHTLAAQIGSDCAFFLHGGLAVGRGRGEVLELLEGALDQDIVLVVSPFGVSTAWAYSEVQVPLTDDEKSVILQFYLKAYPDPLPARKSFRNDLENIVLSRFGELSRIRQRLLDLGADVSLLSGSGSTILGIFQERARALHAAQQFESPLQVVICRAVKRPRVP; this is encoded by the coding sequence ATGGCGGCTCCGGCCAAGATCAATCTTAGCCTGCGTATTCTCCGCAAGCGCCCCGACGGATTTCACGAAATCGAAACGGTTTTTCAGGAAATTGACCTGACCGACCGCCTCGAGTTTCATGATGCCTCCGATTGGTCTCTCGAAATTCGCGGGGCGGAATTGGATTCCGGGCCGGAAAACCTCGTAAGGCGAGCGGCAGCGCTGCTGGCGGCCACGGCGGGAGTTCCCTGCACTGGGCGGGTGGTGTTGACCAAACGGATTCCGATTGGCGGGGGGCTGGGGGGCGGATCCTCCGATGCAGCGGTCGCCCTGATGGGCCTGAATCGGCTATGGAAACTTGATTGGCCTGTCGAGCGTCTCCATACTTTGGCCGCTCAGATTGGTTCGGACTGTGCTTTTTTCCTGCATGGCGGATTGGCCGTAGGACGGGGCAGGGGGGAAGTGCTTGAGCTTCTGGAAGGGGCTCTGGACCAAGACATCGTCTTAGTCGTCTCGCCGTTTGGGGTGAGCACAGCCTGGGCCTACAGCGAGGTACAGGTCCCCTTGACAGATGATGAGAAAAGTGTTATTTTACAGTTTTATCTCAAAGCTTATCCCGACCCGTTACCCGCCCGGAAATCCTTCCGTAACGATCTGGAAAACATAGTCTTATCCAGATTCGGCGAACTCTCCCGGATCCGGCAGAGGTTGCTTGACCTCGGCGCTGACGTCTCTCTGCTCTCGGGGAGTGGGTCAACAATTCTCGGAATATTCCAGGAGCGGGCTCGTGCCCTGCATGCCGCGCAGCAGTTCGAGTCGCCGCTCCAAGTTGTCATATGTAGGGCAGTTAAACGGCCTCGCGTACCTTAA
- a CDS encoding polysaccharide biosynthesis tyrosine autokinase, which yields MENKETSYQLSEFLRILFRGRWVIVVAFLAVVGAVTFLTYRMKPEYVATASVLIENQDHMESALLNTRPADVPKSRNLNAIELLQSRKMAEDVLRSLADSPYKDELEIMAETDGTGKPITFDDRVFAFQKHTSISLLKDTDVLKVSVSAHSPFETAFLTNALAEQYYRYCLKTSRGEISDIRQFLDQQLDVVKHQLSQSEEVERNYKESQGVTALDEETSQKVRQSADFHALYNTTQTDLNAQIRRQEYLRKQLAETKGTMVEDVTNATSPMIDAMQREIADKQTRIATLMANPGPGTDVTVSALDKEVEMIKGKLVEEVRKVAVGGASTVDPLKTSQQLFDQLLSTEVEVKALTAKAEALREVMQNADGELERLPQQTLVLARLTRDRELNEKLYLMLNDKYEETRITEAAKSAGVQIVDSAKPPTVPVRPKKKLNILLGILFGLSIGVGIAFLLEILDDTVKTGDDIERLSLTLLGTIPLVHTEQIIRRLRKQGKQFTDADLHRVEAKMITRFSPKSPVSEAYRSLRTNIQFADIDKPKRVILMTSTTSKEGKSTTAVNLSVTLAQTGSRVLLVDSDLRRPNIHNFFAFDKTYGLTNVLIGSLSLDDVIKTTEVENLDVITAGDIPPNPAELVASEKMKKFIDDVRAKYDYVILDSPPTIAVTDAAVLATRVDGTLMVVSSGTVNRKEVMRAVSLIKNVRSSIMGVVLNGLDVKKIYGSYYYYFHYYQYYYYYGSESKKHKKKVRVSTTDFQEAT from the coding sequence TTGGAAAACAAAGAGACATCGTATCAGCTATCGGAATTCCTCCGGATATTGTTTCGTGGCCGGTGGGTGATCGTCGTGGCGTTCCTCGCGGTAGTCGGTGCGGTAACCTTTCTGACGTATCGCATGAAACCGGAATACGTGGCGACGGCCAGCGTCCTGATCGAGAATCAGGATCACATGGAATCGGCGCTGCTGAATACGAGGCCTGCGGATGTCCCCAAGTCGCGAAACCTGAACGCCATCGAACTGCTGCAGAGCCGCAAGATGGCGGAAGATGTCCTTCGATCCCTTGCCGATTCGCCGTACAAGGACGAGCTGGAGATCATGGCGGAGACGGACGGGACCGGCAAGCCGATCACGTTCGACGACCGCGTCTTTGCATTCCAGAAGCATACCTCGATTTCCCTGCTGAAGGACACGGACGTTCTTAAGGTGAGCGTCAGCGCCCATTCGCCGTTTGAAACCGCCTTTTTGACCAACGCGCTGGCCGAGCAGTATTACCGTTACTGCCTGAAGACGTCGCGCGGCGAGATTTCCGATATCCGTCAGTTCCTCGATCAGCAGTTGGATGTGGTCAAGCACCAGCTATCGCAGTCGGAGGAAGTGGAGCGCAATTACAAAGAGAGCCAAGGAGTGACGGCGCTGGACGAAGAGACGTCGCAGAAGGTCCGGCAGTCGGCGGATTTCCACGCGCTGTACAATACGACGCAGACCGATTTGAATGCGCAGATCCGCCGTCAGGAATACTTGCGTAAGCAGCTTGCCGAGACCAAGGGCACCATGGTCGAGGACGTGACCAATGCCACCAGCCCGATGATCGACGCCATGCAGCGCGAAATCGCCGACAAGCAGACGCGGATTGCGACCCTGATGGCCAATCCCGGCCCGGGCACGGATGTGACGGTGTCGGCCCTGGATAAAGAAGTGGAGATGATCAAGGGCAAGCTGGTGGAAGAAGTGCGCAAGGTAGCCGTCGGCGGAGCGTCCACCGTGGACCCGCTGAAGACCTCACAGCAGCTTTTCGATCAACTTCTGTCAACTGAAGTGGAAGTGAAGGCCCTGACCGCCAAGGCCGAGGCGTTGCGGGAAGTGATGCAGAACGCGGACGGAGAACTGGAACGCCTGCCGCAGCAGACGCTGGTTCTGGCGCGACTCACTCGCGACCGCGAACTGAACGAGAAGCTATACCTCATGCTGAATGACAAGTATGAGGAGACGCGGATCACCGAAGCGGCCAAGTCCGCCGGCGTGCAGATTGTCGACAGCGCCAAGCCGCCGACCGTGCCCGTGCGGCCCAAGAAGAAGCTGAATATCCTGCTGGGTATTCTCTTCGGATTGTCCATCGGCGTGGGCATTGCCTTCCTGCTGGAGATTCTCGATGATACCGTGAAGACGGGCGACGATATCGAGCGGCTGAGTCTGACGCTGCTCGGCACGATTCCGCTAGTACACACCGAACAGATTATCCGGCGATTGCGAAAACAGGGGAAGCAGTTCACCGATGCGGACCTGCACCGCGTGGAAGCGAAGATGATCACCCGCTTCTCGCCCAAGTCCCCTGTAAGCGAAGCCTACCGCAGCCTGCGGACGAATATCCAGTTTGCGGATATCGACAAGCCGAAGCGCGTCATTCTGATGACGTCGACAACGTCCAAGGAAGGCAAGTCGACAACGGCGGTGAACCTTTCGGTGACACTGGCGCAGACGGGATCGCGCGTACTGCTGGTCGACAGCGACCTGCGGCGACCGAATATCCACAACTTCTTTGCGTTCGATAAGACCTACGGCCTGACCAATGTGCTGATCGGCTCGCTGTCGCTGGACGATGTGATCAAGACGACCGAAGTCGAGAACCTCGACGTGATTACGGCGGGAGATATTCCGCCCAATCCCGCGGAGTTGGTGGCATCGGAGAAGATGAAGAAGTTCATCGATGACGTGCGCGCCAAGTACGACTACGTGATTCTGGACAGCCCGCCGACGATTGCCGTGACCGACGCCGCCGTACTGGCGACGCGGGTAGACGGGACGCTGATGGTGGTCAGTTCGGGGACCGTGAACCGCAAGGAAGTCATGCGGGCCGTCTCGCTGATCAAGAATGTGCGCTCGAGCATTATGGGAGTGGTGCTGAACGGCCTCGACGTGAAGAAGATTTACGGGTCGTACTATTACTACTTCCATTACTACCAGTACTATTACTACTACGGTTCCGAGTCGAAGAAGCACAAGAAGAAAGTGCGCGTCAGCACGACGGATTTTCAGGAAGCGACCTGA